A stretch of Synechococcus sp. WH 8020 DNA encodes these proteins:
- a CDS encoding HAD family acid phosphatase — protein MNTLSRCLSLLVKTVALKSMMIAMIPFSSLAKTYEMQITSKSNNVYTLIVTGQNLPALSSTGIWAIGDYPQDEIVSYHNHQASRDQASIAGAAIEWTNQWVQTKCNTPRPKENTQCKLAAVFDVDDTILSSYNSDKISPTSFTHDSVTSDRAVESCSTPVIEPVRKAYKAFRSWGVATIVITGRSEKQKKVTMDCLESFGMGEWDEAHFKPQAYIGTASAWKYQIRQQIIEKGWDIGPSIGDQLSDMSYGSFSRGFLMPNVRYFIK, from the coding sequence ATGAATACTTTAAGTCGTTGCCTTTCACTTTTAGTAAAGACTGTAGCCCTGAAGTCAATGATGATTGCGATGATTCCATTTTCTTCATTGGCGAAGACATATGAAATGCAAATTACAAGCAAATCGAATAATGTTTATACACTAATAGTAACCGGGCAGAACCTACCTGCTCTATCCTCAACGGGAATATGGGCAATCGGCGATTATCCCCAAGATGAAATTGTGAGTTATCACAATCATCAGGCATCACGCGATCAAGCAAGCATTGCCGGTGCGGCTATTGAGTGGACCAATCAATGGGTTCAAACCAAATGCAACACACCAAGACCGAAAGAAAACACACAATGCAAACTAGCCGCAGTATTTGATGTTGATGATACGATTTTAAGCTCATACAATAGTGACAAGATTTCACCAACTTCTTTTACCCATGACAGCGTAACTTCAGATAGAGCTGTTGAGTCCTGCAGTACACCAGTTATTGAACCCGTCAGAAAAGCTTATAAGGCATTTCGATCTTGGGGTGTTGCCACTATTGTCATTACTGGTCGTTCTGAAAAACAGAAAAAAGTAACTATGGATTGCCTCGAAAGCTTTGGGATGGGTGAGTGGGATGAGGCTCATTTCAAGCCACAAGCATACATAGGGACAGCATCAGCATGGAAATATCAAATTCGCCAACAGATAATTGAAAAGGGTTGGGATATTGGACCAAGCATTGGTGATCAGCTCAGTGACATGTCTTACGGTTCTTTCTCACGTGGCTTTCTAATG
- a CDS encoding EamA family transporter has protein sequence MSASNPSQNIQIGLWSAFISSIYLLLADYLLNYFSSSWLMLTALMVLPLSVRTVWVSRKRYATWSKTAWIAFALVGILSGAYNLSFLLSADQLPISVASMFLSIASVMVLPLSCIMSTRWPQKLEIASIVMVLTGVALILQFQPGKFSWIGLIFGFTATFLSANATIFSGKSRQILLASEAMISKQIGKLFFAVVGLTIFVQQDNDSPGLNIYLWALLGLYGVIKIYDTFIASRAQFALPPLIFQTLSLLSLPFVCLAEVIVFKGTFTLLQWLGVVAIVFAGFLASRSKQNQLKPIK, from the coding sequence TTGTCTGCAAGCAACCCGAGTCAAAACATCCAAATTGGTTTATGGTCGGCGTTTATTTCTAGTATTTATTTACTTCTTGCAGATTATTTGCTCAACTATTTTTCCTCGTCGTGGCTGATGCTAACGGCTCTAATGGTTCTGCCCTTGTCAGTCCGGACGGTATGGGTAAGTAGAAAAAGGTATGCAACATGGAGTAAAACTGCCTGGATAGCATTTGCCCTGGTTGGTATTCTCAGCGGCGCTTACAATTTATCTTTTTTATTAAGTGCTGATCAACTACCTATCTCGGTAGCCTCAATGTTTCTATCTATAGCCTCAGTGATGGTGCTGCCTTTGTCATGCATAATGTCAACTCGATGGCCGCAAAAACTTGAAATAGCATCAATTGTTATGGTTTTGACTGGAGTGGCGCTCATACTTCAATTCCAGCCTGGAAAATTTTCGTGGATTGGATTGATATTTGGCTTTACTGCTACTTTTTTATCAGCCAATGCAACCATTTTCTCTGGGAAGTCAAGACAAATACTATTGGCTAGTGAAGCAATGATTTCAAAGCAGATAGGAAAACTATTTTTTGCTGTTGTGGGATTAACGATTTTTGTGCAACAGGATAATGATTCTCCTGGCTTAAATATCTATCTTTGGGCTTTACTTGGGCTATATGGTGTCATAAAAATATACGATACATTTATCGCGTCTCGGGCACAATTTGCTTTGCCTCCACTTATATTCCAAACCCTAAGTCTTTTAAGCCTCCCTTTTGTTTGTTTGGCCGAAGTAATCGTTTTCAAAGGAACTTTCACGTTATTGCAGTGGTTAGGTGTTGTCGCAATTGTTTTTGCTGGATTTTTGGCATCACGCTCGAAGCAAAATCAACTTAAACCTATTAAATAA
- a CDS encoding DUF3955 domain-containing protein, which yields MIKTICAFAAGFTLAAWIGWEASPSYVDKDGIMREPFALVPLGAASTAVAVGTGAFLIIKRVRH from the coding sequence ATGATCAAAACCATCTGCGCGTTTGCTGCTGGATTTACCCTTGCCGCATGGATCGGTTGGGAGGCCAGCCCTAGTTATGTCGACAAGGACGGCATCATGCGCGAACCTTTTGCCCTTGTTCCTCTCGGTGCTGCGAGCACCGCCGTCGCCGTCGGCACCGGCGCTTTTCTAATCATCAAACGAGTACGCCATTGA
- a CDS encoding Coq4 family protein gives MVSRSELKEDAFDLALGILEVAKDPDHGIKHSKHFSPIFKWDLQKEWLKKFLTHPQLQPLVDEQFDVPWPSFDAMRAMPVGSLGFCAQQMFSQLGIDPLPPVNKNLRKVVETNEKEEYLSQRLRKFHDIFHLVLGVDTSVPGEAAIQAYMAVSQRQPAVLLGLSALMTHGLFEPEKHRMIWEAISFGTQVGLAGVFLEGCRWEQGWERPLAEWRYELGLTSLLENSPFQDEIHRWETLSS, from the coding sequence ATGGTTTCTCGTTCTGAATTAAAAGAGGATGCTTTCGATTTGGCGTTAGGGATTCTTGAAGTGGCCAAGGATCCTGACCATGGGATTAAACACAGTAAGCATTTTTCACCAATTTTTAAATGGGACCTTCAAAAAGAATGGCTCAAGAAGTTTTTAACTCATCCCCAACTTCAGCCTCTTGTCGATGAGCAGTTTGACGTGCCATGGCCATCATTTGATGCTATGCGTGCGATGCCAGTTGGAAGCCTGGGATTCTGCGCTCAGCAAATGTTTAGCCAACTCGGAATTGATCCGTTACCACCAGTAAATAAAAACCTTAGAAAAGTTGTCGAGACCAATGAAAAAGAAGAGTATTTATCCCAAAGGCTAAGAAAATTTCATGACATTTTCCATTTAGTTCTTGGTGTTGATACTTCGGTACCTGGGGAAGCTGCCATTCAAGCCTACATGGCTGTTTCACAGCGTCAGCCTGCTGTGCTTTTAGGTCTCTCCGCTTTAATGACCCATGGCTTATTCGAACCTGAGAAGCATCGAATGATCTGGGAGGCTATTAGCTTTGGCACTCAAGTTGGTCTCGCTGGAGTCTTCCTAGAAGGGTGCCGTTGGGAACAGGGATGGGAGCGACCTTTAGCTGAATGGCGGTATGAGCTGGGCCTTACCTCTTTACTGGAGAACTCTCCTTTTCAGGATGAAATACATCGGTGGGAAACTCTTTCTTCTTGA
- a CDS encoding inverse autotransporter beta domain-containing protein yields the protein MLRHLSLGILASVISIASLPAIAQEGSGADDLGVMSISLKDVVKPTLGFQGALQGAGTPNQAGIGGFLPLSVGDNSVWFLDVLANANFADYENNSSIINTDVAGTTISTSSRLGYRWLNGDRSWMYGLNAGYDSRPMNTGGTDTGINVSGTEKSAFFQQVAVNAEAVSNDWNFNAYALMPVGDTEQDLNFFYEGGALNTYGLDVGYFITPKLNASVGYYYQSGDLGSADGSGVLGRVAYEISSGLTAGVNISYDEAFDTRVSADLKVRFGGASTTAQRKEVQQLPVINALTSTPSNRDIRVHDECKRSLDVKKDCREVCIGGFFFLGLESACTGRTEEQRPTCTGSGADTACGFTNKENLEAAGQRGFECGAFDSACRARNDE from the coding sequence ATGCTGCGTCATCTCTCCCTGGGGATTTTGGCTTCTGTCATCTCCATTGCTTCTCTGCCTGCCATTGCTCAAGAGGGCAGTGGTGCTGATGACCTTGGTGTGATGAGCATCAGCCTGAAAGATGTGGTCAAGCCAACTCTTGGCTTTCAAGGAGCACTGCAAGGAGCAGGCACACCGAATCAAGCCGGTATTGGTGGGTTCTTGCCCCTCTCTGTTGGAGACAACAGCGTCTGGTTTCTTGATGTCCTCGCTAACGCTAATTTCGCTGATTACGAAAACAACAGCAGCATCATCAATACCGATGTGGCTGGTACAACCATCAGCACCTCATCACGGCTTGGCTATCGCTGGCTGAATGGTGACCGCTCTTGGATGTACGGGCTGAATGCTGGTTATGACAGCAGGCCGATGAATACAGGTGGAACCGATACAGGCATCAATGTGAGCGGCACAGAGAAGAGTGCGTTCTTCCAGCAGGTGGCTGTCAATGCAGAAGCGGTCTCCAATGACTGGAACTTCAATGCTTATGCCTTGATGCCTGTTGGTGATACCGAGCAAGATCTCAACTTCTTTTACGAAGGCGGTGCACTTAACACCTACGGGCTTGATGTTGGTTATTTCATCACCCCAAAGCTGAATGCTTCTGTTGGTTACTACTACCAAAGCGGTGATCTGGGATCTGCTGATGGTTCTGGTGTACTCGGGCGGGTTGCTTATGAGATCAGCAGTGGCTTAACAGCAGGAGTGAATATCTCTTACGACGAGGCATTTGATACAAGAGTTTCAGCAGACCTTAAAGTGCGATTTGGTGGTGCAAGCACAACAGCGCAACGCAAAGAAGTTCAACAACTACCTGTAATCAATGCCTTAACATCAACACCAAGCAACCGAGATATCAGAGTGCACGATGAGTGCAAAAGATCACTAGATGTCAAAAAAGATTGTAGAGAAGTTTGCATTGGGGGTTTCTTTTTCCTTGGCTTGGAAAGTGCTTGCACGGGACGAACCGAAGAACAAAGACCGACTTGTACTGGCTCTGGTGCTGACACGGCGTGCGGTTTCACGAACAAAGAAAATCTGGAAGCAGCTGGACAGCGCGGTTTCGAGTGCGGTGCTTTTGACTCGGCGTGCCGAGCGCGGAATGACGAGTGA
- a CDS encoding carbamoyl-phosphate synthase, whose product MLRRLSLGLLASAIPLVSLPAIAQEEGGADELGVMSISLKDVVKPTFGFQGALQGAGTPNQAGIGGFLPLSVGENSVFFFDALANVNFADSGNDSSIINTKVAGTTISTSSRLGYRWLNIDRSWMYGLNAGYDSRPMNTGDADVGVNVSNERSVFYQQFAFNAEAVSDSLNFNAYVLFPIGDSEQQLNNVFDGGSLDTYGLDVGYFITPAVNASVGYYYQKGDLGSADGSGVLGRVAYEISNGLTAGVNISYDEAFETRVSADLKVRFGGASTTSQRKQVEQQPVINALKSTPNNRDVRVHDCCWDDDAEDD is encoded by the coding sequence ATGTTGCGTCGTCTCTCCCTGGGGCTTTTGGCTTCTGCCATCCCTCTTGTTTCTCTACCTGCCATTGCTCAAGAAGAAGGAGGTGCTGATGAACTTGGCGTGATGAGTATCAGCCTGAAGGATGTCGTCAAGCCAACCTTTGGGTTTCAAGGAGCATTGCAAGGCGCTGGTACACCGAATCAGGCAGGCATTGGTGGCTTCCTGCCTCTCTCTGTTGGCGAGAACAGCGTCTTCTTCTTTGATGCATTGGCGAACGTCAACTTCGCTGATTCCGGCAATGACAGCAGCATCATCAATACAAAAGTTGCTGGCACCACGATCAGCACCTCATCACGGCTTGGTTATCGCTGGCTGAATATTGATAGATCCTGGATGTATGGGCTGAATGCTGGTTATGACAGCAGGCCTATGAATACAGGTGATGCTGATGTAGGAGTCAACGTCAGCAATGAGCGCAGTGTGTTCTACCAGCAGTTTGCCTTCAACGCGGAAGCAGTCTCTGACAGCTTGAACTTCAATGCTTATGTCTTGTTTCCTATTGGCGATAGCGAGCAGCAGCTTAACAATGTCTTTGATGGGGGCTCACTTGATACTTACGGGCTTGATGTTGGTTATTTCATCACTCCAGCGGTGAATGCTTCTGTTGGTTATTACTACCAAAAGGGTGATTTAGGAAGTGCTGATGGTTCTGGTGTGCTCGGGCGGGTTGCTTATGAGATCAGCAATGGCTTAACGGCTGGAGTTAATATCTCCTACGATGAAGCATTCGAGACCAGAGTTTCAGCTGATTTAAAAGTACGCTTTGGCGGTGCTAGTACAACATCGCAGCGCAAACAAGTTGAACAACAACCTGTGATCAATGCCTTGAAATCAACACCAAACAATCGGGACGTACGGGTGCACGATTGCTGCTGGGATGATGATGCAGAAGATGATTAA
- a CDS encoding EamA family transporter, with protein MTMLASGQKLEGLIWAAIAIFSFAIGGILNSICSSRGMGVGLTVGVGSTSSALVFAVLALLFYGPQHFITLQEWWVLSVIGLYGITISLGSQWTLMLSYQSLGVAQISLWSSLTLIVALLGANLLLGEPLGFWAFSGAIIILLG; from the coding sequence ATGACTATGCTCGCTTCAGGACAAAAATTGGAAGGTCTTATCTGGGCAGCAATTGCAATTTTTTCATTTGCGATAGGTGGAATTTTAAACAGTATTTGCAGTTCCAGAGGGATGGGAGTTGGGCTTACTGTTGGTGTAGGCAGTACTTCATCTGCTTTAGTTTTCGCAGTTTTAGCATTGCTGTTTTACGGGCCTCAGCATTTCATCACTCTTCAGGAGTGGTGGGTACTAAGTGTTATTGGCCTTTATGGCATTACAATTAGTCTTGGGAGTCAATGGACTTTGATGCTGAGTTATCAATCTCTTGGAGTGGCACAAATTAGTTTATGGAGCTCTTTAACACTGATAGTCGCTCTCCTGGGCGCCAATTTGCTACTGGGTGAACCTCTAGGCTTCTGGGCATTCAGCGGAGCAATTATAATCTTATTAGGTTAA
- a CDS encoding histidine phosphatase family protein — translation MGETLFAEKFQKKRTQSLLFIVAGIAASAILFQSVGRAIPGNSLIVVIIRHGEKASSNHNLSCKGLNRALQLPAVLDKRFPKINHAFVPALGRDKSTSHARMFQTITPFAIKNKLLINSKFGEKNHDGIAKHILTKDGTVLLVWNHSQIQNIARDLGVKNPPKWSGKDFDSIWAISFKHGKASLHISKQGITPSPDCNY, via the coding sequence GTGGGTGAGACGCTATTTGCTGAAAAGTTCCAGAAGAAGAGGACGCAATCTCTATTGTTTATTGTTGCTGGAATCGCTGCATCGGCTATTTTATTTCAAAGTGTTGGTAGGGCCATTCCTGGTAACAGTTTGATTGTAGTGATTATTCGGCACGGAGAGAAAGCATCAAGTAACCACAACCTGTCCTGTAAGGGGCTGAATCGCGCCCTGCAGCTCCCGGCCGTGCTTGACAAGAGATTTCCAAAAATTAACCATGCTTTTGTTCCTGCCTTGGGGCGCGATAAATCTACAAGTCACGCAAGAATGTTTCAGACAATCACCCCCTTTGCGATCAAGAATAAATTGCTAATCAATAGTAAGTTTGGCGAAAAAAATCATGATGGTATTGCCAAACATATACTGACAAAAGACGGCACTGTCCTACTGGTTTGGAATCACAGTCAGATTCAAAATATCGCTCGAGACCTTGGGGTGAAAAATCCACCAAAATGGAGTGGTAAAGATTTCGATAGTATTTGGGCCATCTCTTTCAAACACGGCAAAGCTTCATTGCATATCAGCAAACAAGGGATAACTCCGTCGCCCGACTGCAACTATTAG
- a CDS encoding DUF1330 domain-containing protein translates to MIRTTLTAALALGAIAVPAMASDNSGVCSQDPVVMVVDGVTNDREQMAIYGQALKESGLHQHAGSYYLNDPRPLRILEGNRDQNHVTLLINFPSECAAIDFWSSPIYRQKIKPLRNNAGDYTIELYRLL, encoded by the coding sequence ATGATTCGCACCACTCTCACCGCAGCACTGGCTCTCGGCGCCATAGCCGTTCCGGCCATGGCATCAGACAACTCTGGGGTTTGTAGTCAAGATCCAGTGGTCATGGTGGTTGATGGGGTAACCAATGATCGCGAGCAGATGGCAATTTACGGACAAGCACTAAAGGAATCTGGACTCCACCAACACGCTGGCTCTTATTACTTAAATGACCCACGTCCTCTACGTATTCTTGAAGGAAACCGAGACCAAAACCATGTGACGTTGTTGATTAATTTCCCTTCAGAGTGTGCAGCAATTGACTTCTGGAGCTCTCCCATTTATCGGCAGAAAATCAAGCCCCTCAGGAACAATGCAGGCGATTACACCATTGAGCTTTACCGGCTCCTTTGA
- a CDS encoding ParA family protein, whose amino-acid sequence MFVTVFGQKGGVAKTCTSVHLAAIWSTQYQSVVLVDADRNRSASAYGARGLLNFEVAPIEAAAKATRYAEVVVTDGQASSSQEEIKNLVDGADVIILPTAAQTRSLELTLEMAEHLKQFNVPFAVLLVKVDSRKAKAAREIRQALDAAGISVLRAQIPLLSAFEKAENAGVTVDQAVSAAGKSDPRRMIGWHAYTKACEEIAELAPKRGQVIPIHPIGWDTTPLEKRQVA is encoded by the coding sequence ATGTTCGTAACAGTTTTCGGTCAAAAAGGTGGTGTCGCCAAAACCTGCACCAGTGTTCATTTGGCGGCGATTTGGTCGACTCAATACCAATCAGTGGTGTTGGTTGATGCCGACCGCAATCGTTCGGCCAGTGCCTATGGGGCCCGCGGGTTATTGAACTTTGAGGTGGCCCCGATCGAGGCGGCGGCCAAGGCCACGCGTTATGCCGAGGTGGTGGTCACCGATGGCCAAGCCAGCAGCAGCCAAGAGGAAATTAAAAATCTGGTGGATGGCGCTGATGTAATTATTCTTCCCACTGCTGCCCAGACACGCTCGTTGGAATTGACTTTGGAGATGGCCGAACATCTCAAGCAATTCAATGTTCCTTTTGCTGTCTTGCTTGTGAAGGTGGACTCGCGCAAGGCCAAGGCTGCGCGGGAGATTCGTCAGGCGCTTGATGCCGCAGGGATTTCAGTTCTGCGTGCGCAAATCCCCCTGCTCTCTGCTTTTGAAAAAGCAGAGAATGCTGGCGTCACCGTGGATCAAGCGGTTTCTGCGGCGGGCAAATCTGATCCTCGCCGCATGATCGGTTGGCATGCCTACACCAAGGCTTGTGAGGAGATTGCCGAGCTTGCCCCCAAACGTGGTCAGGTGATTCCGATTCACCCCATCGGCTGGGATACCACGCCATTGGAGAAGCGCCAAGTCGCTTAA
- a CDS encoding thermonuclease family protein — translation MLLAAIASVFIASCYDGDTCLTSRGEKIRLACIDTPELRGKRADPVPAKAARDYLRNLVVGRNVVIRRISTGRYGRTVAELFVNGSNVQQQLVAAAHAEIDWKYAHQCPWAR, via the coding sequence ATGCTCCTAGCTGCCATTGCCTCTGTCTTCATCGCCTCCTGCTACGACGGTGATACTTGCCTTACAAGTAGAGGAGAAAAGATCAGGCTTGCCTGCATTGACACTCCAGAACTGAGAGGCAAACGTGCTGATCCAGTCCCTGCAAAAGCAGCCAGGGACTATCTACGGAACTTGGTGGTTGGGCGCAATGTCGTCATCCGGCGCATCAGCACTGGCCGGTATGGCCGCACGGTGGCCGAGCTATTCGTGAATGGCTCAAACGTGCAACAGCAACTGGTGGCTGCTGCCCATGCAGAGATTGATTGGAAGTACGCCCACCAATGTCCTTGGGCGCGATAA
- a CDS encoding helix-turn-helix domain-containing protein: MFTLKQMAARLGLHRMTLTRRLTRG; this comes from the coding sequence CTGTTCACTCTCAAGCAAATGGCTGCACGTCTAGGCCTCCATCGAATGACGCTGACGAGACGCTTAACGCGTGGTTGA
- a CDS encoding chlorophyll a/b-binding protein has translation MTSSTSTDSWFQEAAAAQIRSERFQKAELLNGRAAMLGFVIGVMTEAITGHGIVSQITFGIFGAS, from the coding sequence ATGACGTCTTCGACCTCAACCGACAGTTGGTTTCAGGAAGCCGCTGCTGCGCAAATCCGTTCTGAGCGCTTTCAAAAGGCGGAGCTTCTGAATGGTCGTGCTGCGATGCTCGGCTTTGTCATCGGGGTTATGACAGAAGCCATTACGGGCCATGGAATCGTTAGCCAGATCACCTTCGGAATATTCGGTGCCAGCTGA
- a CDS encoding response regulator transcription factor, whose amino-acid sequence MARVKALIRRATFGKSTCSNKFSSDLLEVCKLALNRAECTCTINGTALRLTVREFDLLDCFMRHPRQAFSRGQLIQYVWGHDYFVDENVVDVVVRDLRKKLEEGGS is encoded by the coding sequence TTGGCCAGGGTAAAAGCTCTGATTCGCCGAGCCACCTTTGGCAAGAGCACCTGCTCTAACAAATTCAGTTCGGATTTGCTTGAAGTCTGCAAATTAGCTTTGAATAGGGCCGAATGCACATGCACCATTAATGGCACTGCACTAAGACTCACCGTTCGGGAGTTCGATCTGCTCGATTGCTTCATGCGTCACCCTCGGCAGGCGTTCTCCAGAGGGCAGTTGATTCAGTATGTCTGGGGTCACGACTACTTCGTAGACGAAAATGTAGTGGATGTAGTGGTGCGAGATTTGCGCAAGAAGCTTGAGGAAGGAGGCTCGTAA
- a CDS encoding Coq4 family protein gives MSEQQHYVRSSFSKGATKLGVSIMQTAKQPEKVFQHGRYFGIPGNTKLQQECMQRILATPKVQILLANRPSSLWPDLDQMSAMPKGSLGWCVQRRLQKLGLSFLVNQSQVPESQEDLDFVISRSARLHEIHHTILGLPITVAGEAAATAFYASTGSMPYDIGILSSWMLRGAYAPSERRLIWDGIGFGIAVGQKLPELFSPRWEDGWERSIIDWHNELGITKLLKTSPFQDDFVNIYGLSL, from the coding sequence ATGTCAGAACAACAGCACTACGTGCGGTCATCATTTTCTAAAGGTGCTACAAAGTTAGGAGTTTCTATTATGCAGACAGCAAAGCAACCTGAAAAAGTATTCCAACACGGTCGATATTTTGGTATTCCAGGAAATACTAAACTACAGCAAGAGTGTATGCAAAGGATTCTGGCTACTCCAAAGGTTCAGATTTTGCTTGCCAATCGACCTTCATCATTATGGCCAGATCTTGACCAAATGTCCGCCATGCCGAAAGGGAGCCTTGGATGGTGCGTACAACGGCGATTGCAGAAGCTTGGACTTTCTTTTTTAGTGAATCAATCTCAAGTACCAGAATCTCAGGAGGATCTGGATTTCGTGATTAGTAGATCCGCACGTTTGCATGAAATTCACCATACGATTCTTGGTCTGCCGATCACAGTTGCAGGTGAAGCTGCTGCAACGGCGTTTTATGCGAGTACTGGGTCGATGCCTTATGACATTGGAATTCTGTCTTCATGGATGCTGCGTGGTGCCTATGCACCCAGTGAACGTCGATTGATTTGGGATGGTATCGGTTTTGGTATCGCTGTTGGTCAGAAGTTGCCTGAACTTTTCTCGCCTCGTTGGGAAGATGGCTGGGAAAGATCGATCATCGATTGGCACAATGAACTGGGCATCACGAAGCTGCTGAAAACTTCTCCGTTTCAAGATGACTTTGTTAATATCTATGGATTAAGTCTCTGA
- a CDS encoding DUF3303 domain-containing protein, translating to MQHYLIIWNFPTVEGSWDACTPFAEYINAGGPGDCFEGFELKYRVCEPIGGTGMAIAIASDIGKVWTHLAPWIKGFGLEFEVTPVVSDAEFAAMWPGVQAAASTD from the coding sequence ATGCAGCACTACTTGATCATCTGGAATTTCCCAACAGTTGAAGGGTCCTGGGATGCCTGCACTCCATTTGCTGAATACATCAACGCTGGCGGCCCTGGAGATTGCTTCGAGGGTTTTGAACTCAAATATCGAGTCTGTGAGCCCATCGGTGGAACAGGAATGGCGATTGCGATTGCAAGCGACATCGGCAAGGTATGGACCCATCTCGCTCCTTGGATCAAGGGCTTTGGCCTCGAGTTCGAAGTAACGCCGGTTGTTTCTGACGCTGAGTTCGCGGCCATGTGGCCTGGAGTTCAAGCCGCTGCATCGACAGACTGA
- a CDS encoding NAD(P)-dependent oxidoreductase, whose product MTTIALLGTGLLGEAIGCRLLHRGVTLRVWNRSAEKCEPLLKQGAALIENLAGAAKGCQAVITVLRDGPVSAEVIAQLGDLDAVCCLPMGTMGISESRQLELQVQAQQGVYLEAPVLGSKPEALKGTLLVMAGGSAEVLQQQLPLLRLLSEAPKWMGATGSAAASKLALNQLIASLTHGYSLALRLVQASGLEVESFMEVLRPSALYAPTVDKKLERMLTHDFTNPNFSTALMRKDLQLFVREAGLAGLNAEALAGLVELLTRAEGTPLDAADYSALHALTAGSLL is encoded by the coding sequence ATGACCACCATTGCATTGCTCGGGACCGGTTTGCTCGGTGAGGCGATCGGTTGCCGCTTGCTTCACCGGGGGGTGACCTTGAGGGTCTGGAACCGCAGCGCAGAGAAATGTGAGCCGCTCTTAAAGCAGGGGGCTGCGTTGATTGAAAACCTCGCTGGGGCAGCGAAGGGCTGTCAAGCGGTGATCACTGTGCTGCGCGATGGGCCTGTGAGTGCAGAGGTGATTGCTCAGCTGGGTGATCTCGATGCCGTCTGCTGCCTACCAATGGGCACGATGGGTATCAGCGAATCGAGGCAGCTGGAGCTGCAGGTGCAAGCGCAGCAGGGTGTCTATCTGGAAGCTCCAGTTTTGGGCAGCAAACCAGAGGCACTGAAAGGCACGTTGTTGGTGATGGCAGGAGGTAGCGCTGAAGTGTTACAACAGCAGTTGCCCTTGCTCCGCCTGCTGTCTGAGGCCCCGAAGTGGATGGGGGCCACAGGAAGTGCAGCCGCCAGCAAGCTGGCGCTGAACCAGCTCATTGCCAGCCTCACCCACGGCTATTCCCTGGCGTTGCGATTGGTTCAGGCCTCTGGTTTAGAGGTTGAGAGTTTTATGGAGGTGCTTCGGCCTTCTGCTCTCTACGCGCCCACCGTCGATAAGAAGCTCGAGCGGATGCTGACTCATGATTTCACCAATCCCAATTTCAGTACGGCGCTGATGCGCAAAGATTTGCAGCTGTTTGTGCGTGAGGCGGGCCTGGCTGGCCTGAATGCTGAGGCCCTCGCGGGCTTGGTGGAGCTCTTAACTCGCGCGGAAGGCACTCCTTTGGATGCAGCTGATTATTCAGCGCTGCATGCTTTGACGGCAGGGTCATTGCTTTGA
- a CDS encoding Nif11-like leader peptide family natural product precursor: MALDQLRAFLVKMQDDEALKSTVLSASTADDVAKIAANLGYEFSGDELLRQSGKKVGRVTVSKQETPGEYN, from the coding sequence ATGGCTCTTGATCAACTCAGGGCATTTCTCGTCAAGATGCAAGACGATGAGGCCTTGAAATCCACGGTTCTTTCGGCTTCGACAGCTGACGATGTGGCGAAAATTGCTGCCAATTTAGGTTATGAGTTTTCCGGAGATGAGTTGCTACGACAATCGGGAAAAAAAGTTGGACGCGTTACAGTTTCTAAGCAAGAAACGCCTGGTGAATACAACTAA
- a CDS encoding RNA polymerase-binding protein RpbA, producing MTDIPDFNSSTEKRARFGKVFSTRVEKLIEDLQAMAKTANLEIYEFDDELVKKLFIELAKRFRATAHRFGIEFEISIDGESIE from the coding sequence ATGACAGATATCCCTGATTTCAATTCGTCTACAGAAAAAAGAGCTCGGTTTGGAAAAGTCTTTTCAACAAGAGTAGAAAAGCTGATTGAGGATCTCCAAGCAATGGCAAAGACTGCAAATTTAGAAATTTACGAATTTGACGACGAATTGGTCAAAAAACTATTCATAGAACTAGCCAAACGCTTTAGAGCCACAGCACATCGTTTCGGAATTGAATTCGAGATTAGTATTGACGGAGAATCAATAGAATAG